The region CGCAGTTGCTGCAGAGCCTTCGCGCCAGCACGCGTTCAAACACCACCTGATCGGGCACATCGATATGAATGACGGCATCAATGTCGTAGCTCTCGAGAAAGAACCTCGCCTGCACAAGATTTCTCGGGAAACCATCGAGAATAAAGCCGTAGTTCCAGTCGTGTTCGCCCAGTCGTGCCCGGATGATGTCTTCGACCGTGTCGTCGGGAACCAGCTGCCCTTCCGCAATCTGCCGCTTGATTCGCGCACCCAGCTTGGTGTGGGTCTGAATATGCCAGCGAAAAATATCTCCCACGCTGATATGCACAAGATCGAGATCATCCTTGAGGAGTTTGGCCTGCGTACCTTTGCCGCAACCCTGAACACCCATGATGACATACTTATGCATAATACAACTCTCCCACGATCCATTCGACGACAGGCCCTTTGGCCACAAGTGGGGAGTTTGACGAC is a window of Planctopirus limnophila DSM 3776 DNA encoding:
- a CDS encoding adenylate kinase family protein, whose product is MHKYVIMGVQGCGKGTQAKLLKDDLDLVHISVGDIFRWHIQTHTKLGARIKRQIAEGQLVPDDTVEDIIRARLGEHDWNYGFILDGFPRNLVQARFFLESYDIDAVIHIDVPDQVVFERVLARRLCSNCGLDYNLIFHRPAQDDVCDVCNGKLVQRDDDNHDAIRSRLNDYRTKTEPALELFRKKELVIDVDGRLTRDEIQANIRAGLGIAPKND